One Setaria italica strain Yugu1 chromosome II, Setaria_italica_v2.0, whole genome shotgun sequence DNA segment encodes these proteins:
- the LOC101757123 gene encoding protein RALF-like 33: protein MARHAPLLFAVVAVLAVAAASASAYVRGADKELVIGGDDDVFGRGGMIGRRQLDDLNGTSADANATSADANSTSADDATTTTGYISYLALYRDSVPCSQRGASYYNCGPGAEANPYTRGCSAITQCRG from the coding sequence ATGGCACGGCACGCCCCGCTGCTCTTCGCCGTCGTTGCCGTGCTCGCCGTGGCCGCAGCGTCGGCCTCGGCCTACGTGCGCGGGGCCGACAAGGAGCTGGTcatcggcggcgacgacgacgtgtTCGGGCGGGGCGGCATGATCGGCAGGAGGCAGCTGGACGACCTCAACGGCACGAGCGCCGACGCGAACGCCACGAGCGCCGACGCCAACTCGACGAGCGCCGACGAcgccacgacgacgacggggtACATCAGCTACCTGGCGCTGTACAGGGACAGCGTCCCGTGCTCGCAGCGGGGCGCGTCCTACTACAACTGCGGACCCGGCGCGGAGGCCAACCCCTACACCCGCGGCTGCTCCGCCATCACGCAGTGCCGCGGATGA
- the LOC101757507 gene encoding 40S ribosomal protein S21: protein MQNEEGKMVDLYVPRKCSATNRIITAKDHASVQINIGHLDENGMYDGRFTTFALSGFVRAQGDADSSLDRLWQKKRAEIKQ, encoded by the exons ATGCAGAACGAGGAGGGTAAGATGGTGGACCTCTATGTCCCCAGGAAGTG CTCTGCCacaaacaggatcatcaccgCCAAGGACCATGCTTCGGTCCAGATCAACATTGGGCACTTGGATGAGAATGGGATGTATGATGGCCGCTTCACCACATTTGCTCTCTCTGGATTCGTCCGTGCTCAG GGTGATGCTGACAGTTCTTTGGACAGGCTGTGGCAGAAGAaaagggctgagatcaagcaGTAG
- the LOC101758195 gene encoding probable indole-3-acetic acid-amido synthetase GH3.11 isoform X1, producing the protein MDEHKLGCKGNDVLQELEILTMNAKAAQELILRKILEKNQATEYLNKFMNGSADISAFKSQVPVVTYDVVRSYIARIAGGEESSILCGEKIVELLRSSGTSRGEPRLMPSISEDLYRRTYLYSLIMPIMNKYIRGLGEGKAMYLLFVKAETLTNAGIPIRSVLTSYYKSPHFLQRKYDLYNKYTSPDEVILCPDNKQSMYCQLLCGLVERQHVLRLGAVFASAFLRSISFLEQHWCDLVNDIRIGQLSSNITNSTCQLAMQSFLALPNPELADEIEAICSSGSWKGILGRLWPNVKYIEAVLTGTMAQYIPMLEFYSDGRIPLVCTMYASSESYFGVNLRPLCSPKDVSYTILPNMAYFEFIPLEDGLKLTEDYEVVENDKLVSMVDVKIGCYYELVVTTFSGLYRYRVGDVLQVTGFYNRAPQFKFICRRNVILSVDTDKTNEEDLHNSVTRAKKILESRNYLLLEYTSCTDTSTIPGHYVLFWEIKSTYEDATPCVPIDAQFLESCCIAVEEALDYVYRRCRAHDKSVGPLEIRLVEAGAFDALMDLLVSQGSSINQYKTPRCIESGPALKLLNSRVTGSFFSPRDPEWAV; encoded by the exons ATGGACGAGCATAAGTTAGGCTGCAAGGGAAATGATGTTCTGCAAGAGCTTGAAATACTGACTATGAATGCCAAAGCAGCCCAGGAGCTTATATTGAGAAAAATCCTTGAGAAGAATCAGGCTACTGAATACCTGAACAAATTCATGAATGGGTCCGCAGACATTTCTGCCTTCAAGAGCCAGGTCCCAGTAGTGACATATGATGTCGTCCGATCCTACATTGCAAGGATTGCAGGGGGTGAAGAATCTTCAATTTTATGTGGAGAAAAAATTGTAGAGCTCCTCCGAAG cTCTGGAACTTCTCGGGGTGAGCCAAGATTGATGCCGTCCATCTCAGAGGATCTTTATCGTCGAACGTACCTGTATAGTCTCATCATGCCTATCATGAACAA GTATATACGAGGCCTTGGTGAGGGGAAGGCCATGTATCTTCTCTTTGTGAAAGCTGAAACATTGACAAACGCTGGCATTCCAATCCGATCAGTCCTCACTAGCTATTATAAGAGCCCTCACTTCTTGCAGCGCAAATACGACCTGTATAACAAGTATACCAGTCCTGATGAGGTTATTCTTTGCCCTGACAACAAGCAAAGCATGTACTGCCAGCTACTCTGTGGCCTGGTAGAACGCCAGCATGTCCTTCGTCTAGGAGCAGTTTTTGCCTCAGCATTCCTTCGGTCTATCAGCTTTCTTGAGCAACATTGGTGTGACCTAGTTAATGACATCCGAATTGGTCAGCTCAGTTCCAACATCACCAATTCCACATGCCAGTTGGCCATGCAGAGTTTTCTTGCACTGCCCAACCCTGAGCTAGCTGATGAAATCGAGGCGATATGCAGCTCTGGGTCATGGAAGGGAATTCTTGGCAGGCTCTGGCCTAATGTTAAGTACATTGAAGCTGTTCTTACGGGCACGATGGCACAATATATCCCCATGCTTGAATTCTACAGTGATGGTAGGATTCCCTTGGTCTGCACCATGTATGCTTCCTCGGAAAGCTACTTTGGCGTCAATCTGAGGCCACTGTGCAGCCCAAAAGACGTTTCTTACACCATCCTTCCAAACATGGCCTACTTTGAATTCATACCATTGGAGGATGGCCTCAAGTTGACAGAGGATTATGAGGTGGTGGAGAATGACAAGCTTGTCAGCATGGTGGATGTCAAGATCGGATGCTACTATGAGCTTGTCGTCACCACATTTTCGG GTCTTTACAGGTACAGGGTAGGTGATGTCCTTCAGGTCACAGGCTTCTACAACCGTGCACCCCAGTTCAAATTCATCTGCCGGAGGAATGTGATCCTCAGCGTTGATACAGACAAGACCAATGAGGAGGATCTCCACAATAGCGTCACCCGTGCCAAGAAAATCCTGGAGAGCCGAAACTACCTCCTCTTGGAGTACACTAGCTGCACCGACACCTCCACTATCCCTGGCCACTATGTGTTGTTCTGGGAGATTAAATCCACCTACGAAGATGCAACACCGTGCGTACCTATTGATGCGCAGTTCCTTGAGAGCTGCTGCATCGCTGTCGAGGAGGCACTAGACTATGTCTACAGGCGCTGCAGAGCCCATGACAAGTCAGTAGGGCCACTGGAGATCCGGCTGGTTGAAGCTGGCGCCTTTGACGCTCTCATGGATCTGTTGGTCAGCCAGGGCAGCTCCATTAACCAGTACAAAACTCCGAGATGCATTGAGTCTGGTCCTGCGCTGAAGCTGCTCAATTCCAGGGTCACTGGTTCGTTCTTTAGCCCCCGGGATCCTGAATGGGCTGTGTAA
- the LOC101758195 gene encoding probable indole-3-acetic acid-amido synthetase GH3.11 isoform X2: protein MNGSADISAFKSQVPVVTYDVVRSYIARIAGGEESSILCGEKIVELLRSSGTSRGEPRLMPSISEDLYRRTYLYSLIMPIMNKYIRGLGEGKAMYLLFVKAETLTNAGIPIRSVLTSYYKSPHFLQRKYDLYNKYTSPDEVILCPDNKQSMYCQLLCGLVERQHVLRLGAVFASAFLRSISFLEQHWCDLVNDIRIGQLSSNITNSTCQLAMQSFLALPNPELADEIEAICSSGSWKGILGRLWPNVKYIEAVLTGTMAQYIPMLEFYSDGRIPLVCTMYASSESYFGVNLRPLCSPKDVSYTILPNMAYFEFIPLEDGLKLTEDYEVVENDKLVSMVDVKIGCYYELVVTTFSGLYRYRVGDVLQVTGFYNRAPQFKFICRRNVILSVDTDKTNEEDLHNSVTRAKKILESRNYLLLEYTSCTDTSTIPGHYVLFWEIKSTYEDATPCVPIDAQFLESCCIAVEEALDYVYRRCRAHDKSVGPLEIRLVEAGAFDALMDLLVSQGSSINQYKTPRCIESGPALKLLNSRVTGSFFSPRDPEWAV from the exons ATGAATGGGTCCGCAGACATTTCTGCCTTCAAGAGCCAGGTCCCAGTAGTGACATATGATGTCGTCCGATCCTACATTGCAAGGATTGCAGGGGGTGAAGAATCTTCAATTTTATGTGGAGAAAAAATTGTAGAGCTCCTCCGAAG cTCTGGAACTTCTCGGGGTGAGCCAAGATTGATGCCGTCCATCTCAGAGGATCTTTATCGTCGAACGTACCTGTATAGTCTCATCATGCCTATCATGAACAA GTATATACGAGGCCTTGGTGAGGGGAAGGCCATGTATCTTCTCTTTGTGAAAGCTGAAACATTGACAAACGCTGGCATTCCAATCCGATCAGTCCTCACTAGCTATTATAAGAGCCCTCACTTCTTGCAGCGCAAATACGACCTGTATAACAAGTATACCAGTCCTGATGAGGTTATTCTTTGCCCTGACAACAAGCAAAGCATGTACTGCCAGCTACTCTGTGGCCTGGTAGAACGCCAGCATGTCCTTCGTCTAGGAGCAGTTTTTGCCTCAGCATTCCTTCGGTCTATCAGCTTTCTTGAGCAACATTGGTGTGACCTAGTTAATGACATCCGAATTGGTCAGCTCAGTTCCAACATCACCAATTCCACATGCCAGTTGGCCATGCAGAGTTTTCTTGCACTGCCCAACCCTGAGCTAGCTGATGAAATCGAGGCGATATGCAGCTCTGGGTCATGGAAGGGAATTCTTGGCAGGCTCTGGCCTAATGTTAAGTACATTGAAGCTGTTCTTACGGGCACGATGGCACAATATATCCCCATGCTTGAATTCTACAGTGATGGTAGGATTCCCTTGGTCTGCACCATGTATGCTTCCTCGGAAAGCTACTTTGGCGTCAATCTGAGGCCACTGTGCAGCCCAAAAGACGTTTCTTACACCATCCTTCCAAACATGGCCTACTTTGAATTCATACCATTGGAGGATGGCCTCAAGTTGACAGAGGATTATGAGGTGGTGGAGAATGACAAGCTTGTCAGCATGGTGGATGTCAAGATCGGATGCTACTATGAGCTTGTCGTCACCACATTTTCGG GTCTTTACAGGTACAGGGTAGGTGATGTCCTTCAGGTCACAGGCTTCTACAACCGTGCACCCCAGTTCAAATTCATCTGCCGGAGGAATGTGATCCTCAGCGTTGATACAGACAAGACCAATGAGGAGGATCTCCACAATAGCGTCACCCGTGCCAAGAAAATCCTGGAGAGCCGAAACTACCTCCTCTTGGAGTACACTAGCTGCACCGACACCTCCACTATCCCTGGCCACTATGTGTTGTTCTGGGAGATTAAATCCACCTACGAAGATGCAACACCGTGCGTACCTATTGATGCGCAGTTCCTTGAGAGCTGCTGCATCGCTGTCGAGGAGGCACTAGACTATGTCTACAGGCGCTGCAGAGCCCATGACAAGTCAGTAGGGCCACTGGAGATCCGGCTGGTTGAAGCTGGCGCCTTTGACGCTCTCATGGATCTGTTGGTCAGCCAGGGCAGCTCCATTAACCAGTACAAAACTCCGAGATGCATTGAGTCTGGTCCTGCGCTGAAGCTGCTCAATTCCAGGGTCACTGGTTCGTTCTTTAGCCCCCGGGATCCTGAATGGGCTGTGTAA
- the LOC101759137 gene encoding heavy metal-associated isoprenylated plant protein 35, translating to MASGEAEPLQYTTTVLRVSIHCEGCKKKVKKVLHNIEGVYKVTVDAAQHKVTVTGSVGADALVRRLHKAGKQAALWPAPAPAAVVEAAKKPEEVDPAPPAAVEGDKVKEGAGKADAKPKEAAKDKKQPEAEGKEKKPEKDKGSDKKPEKAEAAKPKDEAKKDVEVTPPKEKGSPEPTKESAAAGEEAGAEEPSSGKKGKKKKNKQQKEGGESETAPAEKTPQPSMPAPVPAPAPPPGPERPLGGFPYYAAQPVMSYNVAHPSSSVSYYAPTPVGHMQPMPTPPPPPTTMAPYGYPPYPPMMPPPMPEFMYGPPGIRSSPPQESYNNMFNEENANSCSVM from the exons ATGGCGTCAGGGGAAGCAGAGCCGCTGCAGTACACG ACCACCGTGCTGCGGGTGTCCATCCACTGCGAGGGCTGCaagaagaaggtcaagaagGTGCTCCACAACATCGAAG GAGTGTACAAGGTGACGGTGGACGCGGCGCAGCACAAGGTGACCGTCACCGGCAGCGTCGGCGCCGACGCGCTCGTCAGGCGGCTGCACAAGGCCGGCAAGCAGGCCGCGCtgtggccggcgccggcgcccgccgcggtCGTCGAGGCGGCCAAGAAGCCCGAGGAGGTCGACCCGGCGCCGCCAGCGGCCGTGGAGGGCGATAAGGTCAAGGAAGGCGCGGGCAAGGCGGACGCGAAGCCGAAGGAGGCGGCCAAGGACAAGAAGCAGCCTGAAGCCGAGGGCAAGGAGAAGAAGCCGGAGAAGGACAAGGGCTCCGACAAGAAGCCCGAGAAAGCCGAGGCCGCGAAACCCAAGGACGAGGCCAAGAAGGACGTCGAGGTGACCCCGCCGAAGGAGAAGGGCTCCCCTGAGCCGACAAAAGAATCCgcagccgccggcgaggaggcgggcgCGGAGGAGCCCAGCAGCGGCAAGAagggcaagaaaaagaagaacaagcagcagAAGGAGGGCGGCGAGTCCGAGACTGCACCGGCGGAGAAGACGCCGCAGCCGTCGATGCCAGCGCCGGTCCCGGCGCCCGCGCCACCTCCCGGTCCGGAGCGCCCCCTCGGCGGGTTCCCGTACTACGCGGCGCAGCCGGTGATGAGCTACAACGTGGCGCACCCGAGCTCCAGCGTGTCGTACTACGCGCCCACGCCGGTTGGGCACATGCAGCCAATgccgacgcctccgccgccgccgacgacgatgGCGCCGTACGGGTACCCGCCGTACCCGCCGatgatgccgccgccgatgccggaGTTCATGTACGGTCCGCCGGGCATCCGGTCGTCCCCGCCGCAGGAGTCGTACAACAACATGTTCAACGAGGAGAACGCCAACTCGTGCAGCGTCATgtga
- the LOC101760482 gene encoding pentatricopeptide repeat-containing protein At2g32630-like, with product MVASTSAAPPLAAFASLLTARRFAEARSKLSSLLTPHLLAVPFPDLAASSLPRGAPPHAVAAFHDMLFRAYADAGAADRAAEALDLTVSRLGRLDPRSLTSSLLSLRRAGQLAAATDLLRRALTSCPDSVSPLSASVVVDGFCKSGRIADARQLLDEMPRHGVKPNALCYNSLLDCYKRQEDDKQVEEVLRIMENEGIEATVGTYTILVDCLSAARDIDNVEALIDEMKTKNVAGDVYFYTAVINAYCRAGNVRKASEVFDECVGNGIEPNERTYGVLINGFCKIGQMEAAEMLLADMQGRGVRYNQIIFNTMIDGYCRKGLVDSALQIKVAMEKTGIELDVYTYNTLACGLCRVNRMDEAKTLLHIMIENGVAPNYVSYTTLISIHCKEGDMVEARRLFREMAGKGAMPSVVTYNVMMDGYIKKGSIREAERFRKEMEKKGFVPDVYTYASLVHGHCVTGKVDVALKLFEEMKQRGTKPNVVAYTVLISGLAKEGRSEAAFQLYDDMLKAGLIPDESVYSALVGSLHTDKRKEAKQEDGEMLLDTELKG from the exons ATGGTCGcgtccacctccgccgcgccgccgctcgccgccttcGCGTCTCTCCTCACGGCGCGCCGCTTCGCCGAAGCCAGGTCCAAGCTGTCCTCCCTGCTGACGCCGCACCTCCTCGCGGTGCCGTTCCCCGACCTcgctgcctcctccctcccgcgcggcgcgccgccgcatgCCGTGGCGGCCTTCCACGACATGCTCTTCCGCGCGTACGCCGACGCGGGCGCGGCCGACCGTGCGGCCGAGGCGCTCGACCTCACCGTCTCCCGACTCGGCCGCCTCGACCCTCGCTCGCTCacgtcctccctcctctccctccgccgcgccggacagctcgccgccgccaccgacctCCTCAGGCGGGCGCTCACCTCCTGTCCGGATTCCGTTTCGCCACTCTCCGCGTCTGTGGTCGTCGATGGGTTCTGCAAGTCCGGCCGCATCGCCGACGCTCGCCAGCTGCTCGACGAAATGCCTCGCCACGGCGTGAAGCCGAATGCCTTGTGCTACAACTCACTGCTTGACTGTTACAAACGCCAAGAGGATGACAAACAGGTCGAGGAGGTGCTCAGGATCATGGAAAACGAAGGGATTGAGGCGACAGTTGGGACATACACGATCCTGGTCGACTGTTTATCGGCAGCCAGGGATATCGACAATGTTGAAGCTCTGATCGATGAGATGAAGACAAAGAATGTTGCAGGGGATGTGTACTTCTACACGGCGGTCATCAACGCATACTGTCGTGCAGGGAATGTGCGGAAGGCCTCTGAGGTATTTGATGAATGTGTTGGCAATGGTATTGAGCCAAACGAGCGTACATACGGTGTATTGATCAATGGATTCTGCAAGATTGGGCAGATGGAGGCTGCAGAGATGTTGCTAGCAGATATGCAAGGGCGAGGTGTTAGGTACAACCAAATTATTTTTAATACGATGATCGATGGGTATTGCCGTAAAGGGTTGGTGGACAGTGCTCTTCAAATAAAGGTGGCCATGGAGAAAACAGGAATCGAACTGGATGTCTACACATACAACACACTAGCCTGTGGTCTTTGCAGGGTGAATAGAATGGATGAGGCTAAGACTCTGTTGCATATCATGATCGAGAATGGCGTGGCGCCAAATTATGTCAGCTACACTACATTGATCAGCATACATTGCAAGGAAGGTGACATGGTGGAGGCTAGAAGGCTGTTCCGAGAAATGGCAGGGAAAGGGGCAATGCCCAGTGTTGTGACCTACAATGTTATGATGGATGGGTACATCAAGAAGGGGAGCATCCGCGAGGCTGAGAGGTTCAGAAAGGAGATGGAGAAGAAAGGGTTTGTTCCAGATGTATACACTTATGCATCGCTAGTTCATGGCCACTGTGTCACTGGGAAGGTGGATGTGGCGCTGAAGCTGTTTGAAGAGATGAAACAGAGGGGAACAAAACCTAATGTGGTGGCATATACGGTTCTGATATCAGGTCTGGCAAAGGAAGGGAGATCAGAGGCGGCGTTCCAACTGTATGATGATATGTTGAAAGCTGGATTGATTCCAGATGAATCAGTATATTCTGCTCTTGTAGGAAGCCTTCACACAGATAAACGGAAAG AAGCAAAACAAGAAGATGGTGAGATGCTCCTGGACACTGAACTAAAAGGATGA
- the LOC101759545 gene encoding uncharacterized protein LOC101759545 isoform X1, translated as MAAESTAPPPPSLPPPATAAALRHPRLSGFEQLDARVKELTSSQAELLERIQKLKQEVQNWRSNVETQVRTCQNELQGLKKGLDSEVEQLKLEMKEIRSAIQKEKGNLPTQITTLEMSNNDTEQALQTQDKALKVDTDASMEEQTATQA; from the exons ATGGCCGCCGAGAGCactgccccgccgccaccgtctcttcctcctccggcaaCCGCCGCCGCGCTTCGTCATCCG AGACTGTCGGGGTTCGAGCAGCTGGACGCGCGCGTCAAG GAGCTGACCTCGTCGCAGGCGGAGTTGCTGGAGAGGATCCAGAAGCTGAAACAG GAGGTGCAGAACTGGCGCTCCAACGTAGAGACACAGGTCAGGACATGCCAGAAT GAACTCCAGGGTCTGAAGAAGGGACTTGACTCTGAAGTGGAGCAGCTGAAATTG GAAATGAAGGAGATTAGGTCCGCAATCCAGAAAGAGAAGGGTAATCTACCTACGCAAATCACAACTTTAGAGATG AGCAATAACGACACAGAACAAGCCCTGCAGACCCAAGACAAAGCATTGAAGGTTGACACTGATGCTAGTATGGAAGAACAAACAGCAACACAAGCGTGA
- the LOC101759545 gene encoding uncharacterized protein LOC101759545 isoform X2, with protein MAAESTAPPPPSLPPPATAAALRHPRLSGFEQLDARVKELTSSQAELLERIQKLKQEVQNWRSNVETQVRTCQNELQGLKKGLDSEVEQLKLEMKEIRSAIQKEKEQ; from the exons ATGGCCGCCGAGAGCactgccccgccgccaccgtctcttcctcctccggcaaCCGCCGCCGCGCTTCGTCATCCG AGACTGTCGGGGTTCGAGCAGCTGGACGCGCGCGTCAAG GAGCTGACCTCGTCGCAGGCGGAGTTGCTGGAGAGGATCCAGAAGCTGAAACAG GAGGTGCAGAACTGGCGCTCCAACGTAGAGACACAGGTCAGGACATGCCAGAAT GAACTCCAGGGTCTGAAGAAGGGACTTGACTCTGAAGTGGAGCAGCTGAAATTG GAAATGAAGGAGATTAGGTCCGCAATCCAGAAAGAGAAGG AGCAATAA